One genomic window of Pyxidicoccus trucidator includes the following:
- a CDS encoding MDR family MFS transporter produces MRKTHRPLTTLALALSLFMAALEVTVVSTAMPTVVGELGGIQNYAWVFTAYMLSSTITVPIYGKLSDLYGRKPILLFGTGLFLVGSIASGLSTSMNMLIAFRTLQGLGAGAMQPVSLTIIGDIYTLEERAKVQGAFSAVWGVAGLVGPLTGGLIVKYLSWHWVFFINVPVGVATSLLLMTFFHEQVKHRPQQLDYAGAALLSGGVVALLFGVQGIGQNLWALPLAAVLLFAFVLVERKASEPLIPMSLFKQPAIAISSVAGALFSAAMFGATTYVPLYVQGVLGGSPTLAGGMITPMIVAWPVASVFAGRLLLKMGFRPLIVGGLGLTVVGTSLMALLLKPDSPVLLLQLAMGLFGVGLGFASTALLIAVQTSVGWELRGVATASNMFFRTIGGVLGVGLMGGVMVSQLLKDPSIPVSAANALLGPAHGEGVPAEMLKTLSHALGTGLTINFWLICAFSVAAFAAGLFFPKVSRSTGTPVAAADVAAPH; encoded by the coding sequence ATGCGAAAGACCCACCGTCCCCTGACCACCCTGGCCCTCGCCCTGAGCCTCTTCATGGCGGCGCTGGAGGTCACCGTCGTCTCCACCGCCATGCCCACCGTGGTCGGCGAGCTGGGAGGCATCCAGAACTACGCGTGGGTCTTCACCGCGTACATGCTGTCCTCCACCATCACCGTGCCCATCTACGGGAAGCTGTCGGACCTGTACGGCCGCAAGCCCATCCTCCTCTTCGGCACCGGCCTGTTCCTCGTCGGCTCCATCGCCAGCGGACTCTCCACGTCGATGAACATGCTCATCGCCTTCCGGACCCTGCAGGGGCTGGGGGCGGGAGCGATGCAGCCCGTCTCGCTCACCATCATCGGAGACATCTACACCCTCGAGGAGCGCGCGAAGGTGCAGGGCGCCTTCAGCGCCGTGTGGGGCGTCGCCGGGCTGGTGGGTCCGCTCACCGGCGGCCTCATCGTGAAGTACCTCTCCTGGCACTGGGTCTTCTTCATCAACGTGCCGGTGGGCGTGGCCACCTCGCTCCTGCTGATGACCTTCTTCCATGAGCAGGTGAAGCACCGGCCGCAGCAGCTCGACTACGCGGGCGCGGCGCTGCTCTCCGGCGGCGTGGTGGCGCTGCTCTTCGGCGTCCAGGGCATCGGGCAGAACCTGTGGGCGCTGCCCCTGGCGGCCGTCCTGCTCTTCGCGTTCGTCCTGGTGGAGCGCAAGGCGTCCGAGCCGCTCATCCCGATGTCCCTCTTCAAGCAGCCCGCCATCGCCATCTCCTCCGTGGCCGGCGCGCTCTTCTCCGCGGCGATGTTCGGAGCCACCACCTACGTGCCGCTCTACGTCCAGGGCGTGCTCGGGGGCTCGCCCACGCTGGCGGGCGGGATGATCACCCCGATGATTGTCGCCTGGCCGGTCGCCAGCGTGTTCGCGGGGCGCCTGCTGCTCAAGATGGGCTTCCGTCCACTCATCGTGGGGGGACTCGGGCTGACGGTGGTGGGCACCAGCTTGATGGCGCTGTTGCTCAAGCCGGACTCCCCCGTCCTCCTCCTGCAGCTCGCCATGGGCCTGTTCGGCGTGGGGCTGGGCTTCGCGTCCACCGCCCTGCTCATCGCGGTCCAGACCAGCGTGGGCTGGGAGCTGCGCGGCGTGGCCACCGCCAGCAACATGTTCTTCCGCACCATCGGCGGCGTGCTCGGCGTGGGGCTGATGGGCGGCGTCATGGTGTCCCAGCTCCTCAAGGACCCGAGCATCCCGGTCTCCGCCGCCAACGCGCTGCTCGGTCCCGCGCATGGCGAGGGGGTGCCCGCGGAGATGCTCAAGACGCTCAGCCACGCGCTCGGAACGGGACTCACCATCAACTTCTGGCTCATCTGCGCCTTCTCCGTGGCGGCCTTTGCCGCGGGGCTGTTCTTCCCCAAGGTGTCACGGAGCACGGGGACTCCCGTCGCAGCCGCGGACGTGGCGGCGCCTCACTGA
- a CDS encoding AraC family transcriptional regulator, which translates to MNEVSRGNPGSKTAAVSRFWRDDRLPFIEAREVHDGRKVCYARHFHETFSIGVITGGRSTYLNQAARMPVGAGAVVVMNPGDVHACNPIHDQPWSYRMLHVDTRWLASLQHELGLNENQGYHPFACTLTTEPGLYAAFNRFYDVLTAPGSESLQKHSAAVTFFAQTQQFLNPSASPLRQVNFRIERAADFISDNCTRPLKLDDICRAAELSASYLIRAFKKRFGMTPHAYLVNRRVQFARAQLKRGRRIADVAHEAGFADQAHLQRAFKQLLAATPGQYQGQSRAR; encoded by the coding sequence ATGAACGAGGTGAGCCGTGGCAACCCGGGGTCGAAGACGGCGGCCGTCTCCCGGTTCTGGCGCGATGACCGGCTGCCCTTCATCGAGGCGCGGGAGGTCCACGATGGGCGCAAGGTCTGCTACGCCCGGCATTTCCACGAGACCTTCTCCATCGGCGTGATTACCGGCGGGCGGAGCACCTATCTGAACCAGGCCGCCCGCATGCCGGTGGGCGCCGGGGCCGTGGTGGTGATGAATCCGGGCGATGTACATGCCTGCAACCCCATCCATGACCAGCCCTGGTCCTATCGAATGCTGCATGTGGACACGCGTTGGCTGGCCAGCCTCCAGCATGAGCTGGGGCTCAACGAAAATCAGGGCTACCACCCCTTTGCCTGCACCCTGACGACCGAGCCCGGGCTCTACGCGGCGTTCAATCGGTTCTACGACGTGCTGACCGCCCCCGGGTCCGAGTCCCTCCAGAAGCACAGCGCCGCCGTCACCTTCTTCGCGCAGACGCAGCAGTTCCTGAATCCCTCGGCATCACCGCTGCGGCAGGTGAACTTCAGGATCGAGCGTGCAGCGGACTTCATCAGCGACAACTGCACGCGCCCGCTCAAGCTGGATGACATCTGCCGGGCCGCGGAGCTGTCCGCGTCCTACCTCATCCGTGCGTTCAAGAAGCGCTTCGGCATGACGCCCCATGCCTACCTGGTCAACCGCCGCGTCCAGTTCGCTCGAGCCCAGCTCAAGCGGGGCCGTCGGATTGCCGATGTAGCCCATGAGGCTGGCTTCGCGGACCAGGCCCACCTTCAGCGTGCGTTCAAACAGCTGCTGGCAGCCACACCAGGGCAATACCAGGGCCAGAGCCGAGCTCGCTAG
- a CDS encoding LysE family translocator, with protein sequence MSIFLSMAAFALAASISPGPVNIVTLSTGAQFGLRAAMRYVIGATVGFTLLLVLLGLGLYEILEYWPFLTAAIRAGGVAFILYMAYRLAVDDGALGNAKAGAAPTFLHGATLQWLNPKAWLASVAGMGAFAANSEPLRVWQFAAVYFVVCLGSMACWAYAGTFLRTYLANPARVRLFNRVMAALLAGCAIYLLLS encoded by the coding sequence ATGAGCATCTTTCTTTCCATGGCGGCCTTTGCCCTGGCCGCATCGATTTCTCCTGGGCCCGTGAACATCGTGACCTTGAGCACCGGCGCCCAGTTCGGCTTGCGCGCGGCCATGCGGTACGTGATTGGCGCCACGGTGGGCTTCACGCTGCTGCTGGTGCTGTTGGGCCTGGGGCTGTACGAGATCCTGGAGTACTGGCCGTTCCTGACGGCTGCCATCCGCGCGGGCGGGGTCGCGTTCATCCTGTACATGGCCTATCGGCTGGCGGTGGATGACGGCGCGCTCGGCAATGCGAAGGCTGGGGCCGCACCCACCTTTCTCCATGGCGCAACCCTTCAGTGGCTCAACCCCAAGGCCTGGCTGGCCTCTGTGGCGGGAATGGGCGCCTTCGCGGCGAACAGTGAGCCGCTGCGCGTCTGGCAGTTCGCGGCGGTGTACTTCGTGGTCTGCCTGGGCTCGATGGCTTGCTGGGCCTACGCGGGGACCTTCTTGCGCACCTATCTGGCGAACCCCGCGCGGGTGCGCCTGTTCAACCGGGTCATGGCCGCGCTGCTCGCCGGCTGCGCCATCTACCTGCTCCTGTCCTAG
- a CDS encoding gamma-glutamylcyclotransferase, whose amino-acid sequence MDSHYDQVMKAREGADPSATRLYFAYSTILDRAAFDEWKQQHSYAFFELPEGRLAEAVDVDLVYDFPSRWWGGRVAGLTDAAGRTVYGRLFEIRGQDWPIVQHKEGFVTGMCVERSVRVRVDGQEVEATAFVTNPRRTSQDGPVSPRFVEALVRGAQAAGLPSEYVERLKRGE is encoded by the coding sequence ATGGACTCGCACTACGACCAGGTGATGAAGGCGCGTGAGGGGGCGGACCCCTCGGCCACGCGGCTGTATTTCGCGTACTCCACCATCCTGGACCGGGCTGCTTTCGACGAGTGGAAGCAGCAGCACAGCTACGCCTTCTTCGAGCTGCCCGAGGGGCGGCTGGCGGAGGCGGTGGACGTGGACCTGGTCTACGACTTCCCCTCGCGCTGGTGGGGTGGGCGGGTGGCGGGGCTGACGGACGCGGCGGGCCGGACGGTGTACGGACGGCTGTTCGAGATTCGCGGCCAGGACTGGCCCATCGTCCAGCACAAGGAAGGCTTCGTGACGGGGATGTGCGTGGAGCGCTCCGTGCGGGTGCGCGTGGACGGGCAGGAGGTAGAGGCCACGGCGTTCGTCACGAACCCGAGGCGCACCTCACAGGACGGCCCGGTGAGCCCGCGCTTCGTGGAGGCGCTGGTGCGCGGCGCCCAGGCCGCGGGCCTGCCCTCCGAGTACGTGGAGCGGCTGAAGCGCGGCGAGTAG
- a CDS encoding GbsR/MarR family transcriptional regulator — protein sequence MKGYLWTGGPGSPTSDAPAVEGRLASWEAIAVDAVGNVIEFWGFKRNQGRVWALLYLRGEPLTAGEIERELDLSKGGVSMLLRDLERWGVIQRVRLPTDSAWRYAAETDLVRMVTHVIEEREAGFVARIRADLAEARRLAESVGNLPRERLQRLERMTTLAEHVERALRLFIKTSRLDVSGVLAVFRDEAGAPRR from the coding sequence ATGAAGGGCTACCTGTGGACGGGGGGACCCGGGAGCCCTACATCCGATGCGCCAGCAGTGGAGGGTCGGCTGGCGTCGTGGGAAGCCATCGCGGTGGACGCGGTGGGCAATGTCATTGAGTTCTGGGGCTTCAAGCGCAACCAGGGCCGCGTCTGGGCCCTGCTGTACCTGCGCGGTGAGCCCCTCACGGCGGGCGAAATCGAGCGCGAGCTGGACCTGTCCAAGGGCGGCGTCTCCATGCTGCTCCGGGACTTGGAGCGCTGGGGCGTCATCCAGCGGGTGCGGCTGCCGACGGACTCTGCATGGCGCTACGCGGCCGAGACCGACCTGGTGCGCATGGTGACGCACGTCATCGAGGAGCGCGAGGCGGGCTTCGTGGCGCGCATCCGCGCGGACCTGGCGGAGGCGCGGCGGCTGGCGGAGTCGGTGGGCAACCTGCCGCGCGAGCGGCTCCAGCGGCTGGAGCGGATGACCACGCTGGCCGAGCACGTGGAGCGCGCGCTGAGGCTGTTCATCAAGACGTCGCGGCTGGACGTGTCCGGAGTGCTGGCGGTCTTCCGTGACGAAGCCGGGGCGCCGCGCCGCTGA
- a CDS encoding polyprenyl synthetase family protein — protein sequence MDLARELTDFLGAVEQRLNSTLVDGDAGPDVKGDTLMEAARHLCLGTGGKRARPMLVRLFGGAVDVKPERLVDVAVAAELIHSASLLHDDVVDAGMFRRGRPTVNARWGNIVAVMSGDLILSTGLYQLSLLDSRLTRSALSVVSEMTRAAIAEVEARGDLDLPLNRLRFIAEGKTGSLFGWCGNAAAALADNSEAMERFDGFGRHLGVAFQIADDIRDILGTDVGKPRYADVHSRTPSMPILLAVAKDESLRRKLKDAWAFSTITPERTKEIGAAIEATGAVDASMARMNVEIEAALDKLGHFAQEPAGAELVGWARKLSAGIAEQVQGRAA from the coding sequence ATGGACCTGGCTCGGGAGCTGACGGACTTTCTGGGGGCGGTGGAGCAGCGGCTCAACAGCACGCTGGTGGATGGCGATGCCGGTCCGGATGTGAAGGGCGACACCCTGATGGAGGCGGCCCGTCACCTGTGCCTGGGCACCGGCGGCAAGCGGGCGCGGCCCATGCTGGTGCGGCTGTTCGGCGGCGCGGTGGACGTGAAGCCGGAGCGGCTGGTGGACGTGGCGGTGGCGGCCGAGCTGATCCACTCCGCCAGCCTCCTGCACGACGACGTGGTGGACGCGGGCATGTTCCGCCGCGGCCGGCCCACGGTGAATGCGCGCTGGGGCAACATCGTGGCGGTGATGAGCGGTGACCTCATCCTCTCCACCGGCCTGTACCAGCTGTCGCTGCTGGACTCGCGCCTGACGCGCAGCGCGCTCTCCGTCGTCTCCGAGATGACCCGCGCCGCCATCGCCGAGGTGGAGGCCCGTGGCGACCTGGACCTGCCTCTCAACCGGCTGCGCTTCATCGCCGAGGGCAAGACGGGCTCGCTGTTCGGCTGGTGCGGGAACGCCGCGGCCGCGCTCGCGGACAACTCCGAGGCCATGGAGCGCTTCGACGGCTTCGGCCGCCACCTGGGCGTGGCCTTCCAGATTGCCGACGACATCCGGGACATCCTCGGCACGGACGTGGGCAAGCCGCGCTACGCGGACGTGCACTCGCGCACGCCGTCCATGCCCATCCTCCTGGCGGTGGCCAAGGACGAGTCCCTGCGCCGCAAGCTGAAGGACGCGTGGGCCTTCTCCACGATTACGCCCGAGCGCACGAAGGAGATTGGCGCGGCCATCGAGGCCACGGGCGCGGTGGATGCCTCCATGGCGCGGATGAACGTGGAAATCGAAGCGGCGCTGGACAAGCTGGGCCACTTCGCCCAGGAGCCGGCCGGCGCGGAGCTGGTGGGCTGGGCGCGCAAGCTGTCCGCCGGCATCGCCGAGCAGGTCCAGGGGCGGGCTGCATGA
- a CDS encoding MFS transporter, which produces MSPAAFRRHLLSSFASLASAVPLFRPGTSLPGSAAPLLGAPPADGPGPTSTPAVGRLRRTLGASVAEGMFAEVFTACAGATVLTAWAIALKLGPFLVGVMTALPFFAQFVQFPAAWLTSFFGHRRVALTAVCLSRLVMFPLAVLPWLGLSFPAQQHLLLTVAGASALLGVVGNNAWVAWMGELVPRSVRGRFFGRRTALTTLAGTLASLTAGLLMDRLRPPEGVGLGLPLLALGACVMGVVTTLLMATQHDPAPPGTAPRLELKGALVPLKDPVARRVLTYQVAWNAAVGVSAPFFALHSLQNLKMTFVIMALHAAAVAGMRILTAPLWGRVIDKVGAQPVLMACSLGISAIPVLWLLPSAGTLWPLLFDVLLAGALWSGHGLAIFALPLTVAPRKGRPFYLAAFATAGGLAYSAAAALGGAIAAALPSQFILGGQVWVNLHVLFVLSSVARLGAGLLTSRIPEPGAHPARSMSELAARLLPRFRPAPTLAEARSGDGER; this is translated from the coding sequence TTGAGCCCCGCCGCCTTCCGCCGTCACCTCCTGAGCAGCTTCGCCTCGCTCGCGTCCGCCGTCCCGCTGTTCCGCCCTGGCACGTCCCTGCCGGGCTCGGCCGCGCCGCTGCTGGGCGCGCCTCCGGCGGACGGGCCGGGCCCCACGTCCACCCCGGCCGTCGGCCGGCTGCGCCGCACCCTGGGCGCGTCCGTGGCGGAGGGCATGTTCGCGGAGGTGTTCACCGCGTGCGCGGGTGCCACGGTGCTCACGGCCTGGGCCATCGCCCTCAAGCTGGGGCCCTTCCTGGTGGGGGTGATGACCGCCCTGCCCTTCTTCGCCCAGTTCGTGCAGTTCCCCGCGGCGTGGCTGACGTCCTTCTTCGGGCACCGGCGGGTGGCGCTCACGGCGGTGTGCCTGTCGCGCCTGGTCATGTTCCCCCTGGCCGTGCTGCCCTGGCTGGGCCTGTCCTTCCCCGCGCAGCAGCACCTGTTGCTGACGGTGGCCGGCGCCTCGGCGCTGCTGGGCGTGGTGGGCAACAACGCCTGGGTGGCATGGATGGGGGAGCTGGTGCCGCGCTCCGTGCGAGGCCGCTTCTTCGGCCGGCGCACCGCGCTCACCACGCTGGCGGGCACGCTGGCCTCCCTCACGGCGGGCCTGCTGATGGACCGGCTGCGCCCACCCGAGGGCGTGGGCCTGGGCCTGCCGCTCCTCGCCCTGGGCGCCTGCGTCATGGGCGTGGTGACGACGCTGCTGATGGCCACGCAACATGACCCGGCCCCGCCGGGCACCGCCCCGCGCCTGGAGCTCAAGGGCGCGCTGGTGCCGCTGAAGGACCCGGTGGCCCGGCGCGTGCTGACGTACCAGGTGGCCTGGAACGCGGCGGTGGGCGTGTCCGCTCCCTTCTTCGCGCTGCACAGCCTGCAGAACCTCAAGATGACCTTCGTCATCATGGCGCTGCACGCCGCGGCGGTGGCGGGGATGCGCATCCTCACCGCACCGCTGTGGGGGCGCGTCATCGACAAGGTGGGCGCGCAGCCGGTGCTGATGGCGTGCTCCCTGGGCATCAGCGCCATCCCCGTGCTCTGGCTGCTGCCGTCCGCGGGCACCCTGTGGCCGCTGCTGTTCGACGTGCTGCTGGCCGGCGCGCTCTGGAGCGGCCATGGCCTGGCCATCTTCGCGCTGCCCCTCACCGTGGCCCCGCGCAAGGGCCGCCCCTTCTACCTCGCCGCCTTCGCCACCGCGGGCGGGCTGGCCTACTCCGCCGCCGCCGCGCTGGGAGGTGCCATCGCCGCCGCCCTGCCCTCGCAGTTCATACTGGGCGGCCAGGTCTGGGTGAACCTGCACGTGCTGTTCGTGCTGTCCTCGGTGGCCCGGCTGGGCGCGGGCCTGCTGACCTCGCGCATCCCCGAGCCCGGTGCCCACCCGGCGCGCTCCATGTCCGAGCTGGCCGCGAGGCTGCTGCCCCGCTTCCGTCCCGCGCCCACGCTCGCCGAGGCCCGCTCGGGCGACGGCGAGCGCTGA
- a CDS encoding MBL fold metallo-hydrolase, which translates to MSDEVAAPGRRQGSRKWRFALLGVALLASVATLLAWTSTGHFQAFGAAPTGSRLERMRASPRNRDGVFVNTTVNPAVRNRPDLGTLKELAFGSQQRTPPGPLPMERDVAAALAKPPESGLRVTWLGHSTMLVELDGFRILTDPVWGERASPSTLVGPQRFHPPPLPLDALPDVDAVLLSHDHYDHLDMPTIQAMVPRGWTFYVPLGLGAHLEQWGVPPERVVELDWWQEVSLGDGRLRMVSTPAQHFSGRGLSDRNRTLWTSWTLLGPQHRVFFSGDTGLTQEFAEVGRRFGPFDLAMFEVGAFHPSWGDIHLGPHQALQAHELVRGRRLLPIHWGTFSLAIHAWDEPAEVLAAEARKQGVALVTPRLGHPVELTGDVPSAPWWREVRAP; encoded by the coding sequence ATGAGTGATGAAGTCGCGGCCCCCGGGCGCCGGCAGGGCAGTCGGAAGTGGAGGTTCGCCCTGCTGGGCGTCGCGTTGCTGGCCTCGGTCGCCACGCTGCTGGCCTGGACGTCCACCGGCCACTTCCAGGCCTTCGGCGCGGCGCCCACGGGCTCCCGGCTGGAGCGGATGCGCGCCTCGCCCCGGAACCGGGACGGCGTCTTCGTGAACACCACCGTCAACCCCGCCGTGCGCAACCGGCCGGACCTGGGCACGTTGAAGGAGCTGGCCTTCGGCAGCCAGCAGCGGACGCCGCCGGGCCCGCTGCCGATGGAGCGCGACGTGGCCGCGGCCCTGGCGAAGCCCCCGGAGAGCGGGCTGCGCGTGACGTGGCTGGGACACTCGACGATGCTGGTGGAGCTTGACGGCTTCCGCATCCTCACCGACCCCGTGTGGGGCGAGCGCGCCTCGCCGTCCACGCTGGTAGGCCCCCAGCGCTTCCATCCGCCACCGCTGCCGCTGGACGCGCTGCCGGACGTGGACGCGGTGCTGCTGTCGCATGACCACTACGACCACCTGGACATGCCCACCATCCAGGCCATGGTGCCGCGAGGCTGGACGTTCTACGTGCCCCTGGGCCTTGGCGCGCACCTGGAGCAGTGGGGCGTGCCGCCCGAGCGCGTGGTGGAGCTGGACTGGTGGCAGGAGGTGTCGCTGGGCGATGGGCGCCTGCGCATGGTGTCCACGCCGGCGCAGCACTTCTCCGGGCGCGGCCTGTCGGACCGCAACCGGACGCTGTGGACGTCCTGGACGCTGCTCGGGCCCCAGCACCGCGTCTTCTTCAGCGGGGACACGGGCCTGACGCAGGAATTCGCCGAGGTGGGCCGGCGCTTCGGCCCCTTCGACCTGGCCATGTTCGAGGTGGGCGCGTTCCACCCGTCCTGGGGGGACATCCACCTGGGGCCGCACCAGGCCCTCCAGGCGCACGAGCTGGTGCGCGGGCGCAGGCTGCTGCCCATCCACTGGGGCACCTTCTCACTGGCCATCCACGCGTGGGACGAGCCCGCGGAGGTGCTGGCCGCCGAGGCCCGCAAGCAGGGCGTCGCGCTCGTCACCCCGCGCCTGGGGCACCCCGTGGAGCTCACGGGCGACGTCCCCTCGGCACCCTGGTGGCGTGAAGTCCGCGCGCCCTGA
- the sugE gene encoding quaternary ammonium compound efflux SMR transporter SugE, with protein MSWILLIIAGLLEVCWAIGLKYTEGFTRPIPSILTGAAIVASMVLLGLAAKTLPIGTAYAVWVGIGALGAAVLGMVLFHEPVTPLRIFFLSLLLVAIVGLKATSGAGDAH; from the coding sequence ATGTCCTGGATCCTTCTCATCATCGCCGGGCTGCTCGAGGTCTGCTGGGCCATCGGTCTCAAGTACACCGAGGGCTTCACCCGCCCCATTCCCAGCATCCTGACGGGGGCGGCCATCGTCGCCAGCATGGTGCTGCTGGGCCTCGCGGCGAAGACGCTGCCCATCGGCACCGCCTACGCGGTCTGGGTGGGCATCGGCGCGCTCGGCGCGGCGGTGCTGGGCATGGTCCTCTTCCATGAGCCCGTCACCCCGCTGCGCATCTTCTTCTTGTCGCTGCTGCTGGTGGCCATCGTCGGGCTGAAGGCCACGAGCGGCGCGGGCGACGCGCACTGA
- a CDS encoding D-alanine--D-alanine ligase family protein: MASGPLRIAVLHYQPKGEEPDAVVGQVRAALKEAGHTTVDVGVDESVTDLMRKVASSRADLVFNICETFAEDYRLEVNVAAVLELARVPFTGSGTAGLLLAQDKILTKQLLQFHGVLTPRFATFDGDSFQTSADLKFPLVVKPARSDASMGLGVEKDMEGLARRVRKIREEYDDEALAEEFIEGREMYVGVLGDHARPDVLPVVELDFGRRWSRKRMKIANREVKFAPETEGSPRLVLPHDLSDELRGRIERAAVTAFRALKLRDYARIDFRVSTRTNEPYLLEVNPNPYLEAQCEVALGARERGMSYAALVQRIVEAAARRHGLSRGKAAHASPSGSGHATAH; encoded by the coding sequence ATGGCGTCTGGCCCCCTTCGCATCGCGGTCCTCCACTACCAGCCCAAGGGAGAGGAGCCCGACGCCGTCGTCGGGCAGGTGCGCGCCGCCCTGAAGGAGGCGGGCCACACGACGGTGGACGTCGGCGTGGACGAGAGCGTCACCGACCTCATGCGCAAGGTGGCCTCCAGCCGGGCGGACCTGGTCTTCAACATCTGCGAGACGTTCGCCGAGGACTATCGGCTGGAGGTGAACGTGGCCGCCGTGCTGGAGCTGGCGCGCGTGCCCTTCACGGGCTCGGGCACGGCGGGGCTGCTGCTGGCGCAGGACAAGATCCTCACCAAGCAGCTCCTGCAGTTCCACGGCGTGCTCACCCCGCGCTTCGCGACGTTCGACGGGGACTCCTTCCAGACGAGCGCGGACCTCAAGTTCCCGCTCGTGGTGAAGCCGGCCCGCTCGGACGCCTCCATGGGCCTGGGCGTGGAGAAGGACATGGAGGGGCTGGCGCGGCGCGTACGGAAGATTCGCGAGGAGTACGACGACGAGGCGCTCGCGGAGGAGTTCATCGAGGGGCGGGAGATGTATGTGGGCGTGCTCGGAGACCATGCCCGGCCGGACGTGCTGCCGGTGGTGGAGCTGGACTTCGGGAGGCGCTGGAGCCGCAAGCGGATGAAGATCGCCAACCGGGAGGTGAAGTTCGCCCCGGAGACGGAGGGCAGCCCCCGGCTGGTGCTCCCACATGACCTGTCCGACGAGCTGCGCGGTCGCATCGAGCGGGCGGCGGTGACGGCCTTCCGCGCGCTCAAGCTGCGCGACTACGCCCGCATCGACTTCCGCGTGTCCACCCGGACCAACGAGCCGTACCTCCTGGAGGTGAACCCCAATCCCTACCTGGAGGCGCAGTGCGAGGTGGCGCTCGGCGCGCGCGAGCGGGGCATGTCCTATGCGGCGCTCGTGCAGCGAATCGTCGAGGCGGCCGCCCGGCGCCACGGCCTGTCACGAGGCAAGGCCGCCCATGCGTCGCCCTCGGGTTCTGGACACGCCACCGCGCACTGA
- a CDS encoding putative zinc-binding metallopeptidase: MLTPPSHPGLAMREKHPAQQGDGRGRLPPQREKLLQARIKDLSLRLAGTQLERDIIQLHAELESRGISFKPQCYLSDEWGCPSGVPVIGVPFYLADADLHSIEEELGGGVETEEEILMYLRHEAGHAFNYAYRLYETDEWRKVFGDYSRPYRDDYKARPFSRRYVHHISGWYAQKHPDEDFAETFAVWLTPNSDWRKRYQGWGALKKLQYVEDTVARLGRAQPLVQLAEPDLTTEEMEGTVLDHYRQRELDEKVDLELRDAFDQSLEDIFYGPGEAPARAETLVRSERQRLLATVSRYTGVSRSVVRALLDHLAERSAALGLTLHPDDSREAAMHIASLVTALAMNHLYTDRFYEE; this comes from the coding sequence ATGCTGACTCCGCCCTCTCATCCTGGCCTGGCGATGCGCGAGAAACATCCCGCCCAGCAGGGGGATGGACGCGGCCGGCTCCCGCCCCAGCGCGAGAAGCTGCTCCAGGCGCGCATCAAGGACCTGTCGCTGCGGCTCGCGGGCACGCAATTGGAGCGCGACATCATCCAGCTCCACGCGGAGCTGGAGTCGCGCGGCATCTCCTTCAAGCCGCAGTGCTACCTGTCGGACGAGTGGGGCTGCCCGTCCGGTGTCCCCGTCATCGGCGTGCCCTTCTACCTGGCGGACGCGGACCTGCACTCCATCGAGGAGGAGCTGGGCGGCGGCGTGGAGACGGAGGAGGAGATCCTCATGTACCTCCGCCACGAGGCCGGCCACGCCTTCAACTATGCCTACCGGCTCTACGAGACGGACGAGTGGCGCAAGGTGTTCGGCGACTACTCGCGGCCCTACCGAGACGACTACAAGGCCCGGCCCTTCTCGCGGCGCTACGTGCACCACATCTCCGGCTGGTACGCGCAGAAGCACCCGGACGAGGACTTCGCGGAGACCTTCGCCGTCTGGCTCACCCCCAACAGCGACTGGCGCAAGCGCTACCAGGGCTGGGGGGCGCTGAAGAAGCTCCAGTACGTGGAGGACACGGTGGCGCGGCTCGGCCGGGCGCAGCCGCTGGTCCAACTCGCCGAGCCGGACCTCACCACCGAGGAGATGGAGGGCACCGTCCTGGACCACTACCGCCAGCGCGAGCTGGACGAGAAGGTGGACCTGGAGCTGCGTGACGCCTTCGACCAGTCGCTGGAGGACATCTTCTACGGCCCGGGCGAGGCACCCGCCCGCGCGGAGACGCTGGTGCGCTCCGAGCGCCAGCGCCTGCTGGCCACGGTGAGCCGCTACACCGGCGTGAGCCGCAGCGTGGTGCGCGCCCTGCTGGACCACCTCGCCGAGCGCTCCGCCGCGCTCGGCCTCACCCTGCACCCTGATGACAGCCGCGAGGCGGCCATGCACATCGCCTCACTGGTGACGGCGCTGGCGATGAACCACCTCTACACCGACCGCTTCTACGAGGAATGA